In Vreelandella piezotolerans, one genomic interval encodes:
- a CDS encoding aminoglycoside phosphotransferase family protein, with the protein MPTLSEARLKALGSTLQQAKIDYRSLTPMADTGLAHDHVWIHRDADDWVARLPKQSQMNLPPEENLAYQAACYERASQGGHTPRLQGVLPPSESLPRGALLVEAIRGRLAELPQDLPAIADTLASLHRQPLPRHRPPLLAPKSPWQAMVEEVSLQAKWLDDAQLPSSIHLRIQQELDLLPSTLDDAAATLISFDTHPGNFLVKDQGRAILVDLEKCRYGLPGIDLAHTSLYTSTTWDLNSQAVLSLDEVIAFYRRWQTAMAATPDIVLPSVNTLIACRRATWLWSLTWCAKWRAQHLQRQDSERRGEDWSAELTDAAVIDHVRDRVEHYLSLPIIDHVHSELQCLQTAL; encoded by the coding sequence ATGCCGACACTCTCTGAGGCGCGCCTGAAGGCATTGGGCAGTACGCTGCAGCAAGCAAAGATCGACTACCGTTCGCTGACGCCCATGGCGGATACGGGCCTAGCACACGACCACGTGTGGATCCACCGAGACGCCGATGACTGGGTGGCTCGGCTGCCCAAACAGAGCCAGATGAATCTGCCGCCAGAAGAGAACTTGGCCTATCAAGCCGCCTGCTATGAACGGGCCAGCCAAGGCGGACATACGCCTCGGTTGCAGGGCGTACTACCGCCCAGCGAATCGCTACCACGCGGCGCGCTGCTGGTCGAGGCAATTCGCGGGCGCTTGGCCGAACTTCCCCAGGACCTGCCTGCCATTGCCGACACCCTCGCCAGCCTGCACCGCCAGCCGCTGCCTCGCCACCGCCCGCCGTTACTGGCCCCCAAATCACCTTGGCAGGCCATGGTGGAAGAAGTGTCTCTGCAGGCAAAATGGCTCGACGACGCCCAGCTTCCCAGCAGCATTCATCTGCGTATTCAACAGGAGCTGGATTTACTGCCCAGCACGCTGGATGACGCCGCCGCTACGCTGATCAGCTTCGATACCCACCCCGGCAATTTTTTGGTCAAGGACCAGGGGCGCGCCATACTCGTCGATCTCGAAAAATGCCGCTACGGACTGCCGGGCATCGATTTAGCCCATACCTCACTCTACACCTCGACCACCTGGGACCTTAACAGCCAGGCGGTGCTCAGCTTGGACGAGGTCATTGCGTTCTATCGCCGCTGGCAGACGGCCATGGCCGCCACGCCTGATATCGTGCTTCCCAGCGTGAATACGCTAATTGCCTGTCGGCGCGCGACGTGGCTATGGTCGCTGACGTGGTGTGCCAAGTGGCGCGCTCAGCACCTGCAACGCCAGGATAGCGAGCGCCGGGGAGAGGATTGGTCGGCGGAGCTCACCGATGCCGCCGTGATCGACCACGTGC